The segment GCATAGGCCTTCGGCCCGCGCGCCTCGGCCAGCACGAAGCCGGGGGCGCCCGTGGCCAGGGCCTCGTGCACGTCGGCGCAGTCGGTCTCGAAGGCGAGCCGGGCGCGGAAATGGGCCAGCGCCTCGGCGGCCGGGGCGGCGGGAACGGCGGTGACGGCGTTGCTCATGGTCGGTCTCCGTGTGACGCGGCCGGCACTCTGCCCAAGCCGGACGGGCCGGGCCATTGGCGCGATTGACAGGGATCGGGCAGATCTTGCCAAACCGCCGTGCGCGTCAGGGCCGGAAGAAGCGGTGGCCGCCGATGGTGACGAGATAGGCCTCGGGCGTGGCCCACGCCGGGGCGCCGATCCGGGCGGGGGCATAGAAATGCGTGGCGCCGCGGGTCGGGTCGGTGAAGATGCCGGCCATCATGTGCAGCGCCACCGACCAGGCGATGCGGAACCGGGCCGCGTCGCGGATGGTCAGGTCGCCGGTGGTCCAGGGGAACTGGCCGCGATCGGCGATCACGCGGCAGATGGTCTTGGGATAGGCCGGGCTGCGCAGCCGGTTCAGCACCACCTGCGCGACCGCCAGCTGGCCCAGCCGGGTCTCGCCCTGGGCCTCGAAATACACGGCATAGGCCAGGCAGCGGGCCTGGCGCAGCACCTGCGGCCGCTGCCGCGCATCGGCCAGCCGCAGCCGGCTGACGATCAGGCGGCGGATCTGCGCCGGGCTGGCGCGGCCGCGCATG is part of the Inquilinus sp. Marseille-Q2685 genome and harbors:
- a CDS encoding cell wall hydrolase, with the translated sequence MRRPALLTPLLAALLLLCPAPGPRAQELAPQELGEGWIMPPGDPVGSVIPSRPDAPAAAEPAPAVQPAMRGRASPAQIRRLIVSRLRLADARQRPQVLRQARCLAYAVYFEAQGETRLGQLAVAQVVLNRLRSPAYPKTICRVIADRGQFPWTTGDLTIRDAARFRIAWSVALHMMAGIFTDPTRGATHFYAPARIGAPAWATPEAYLVTIGGHRFFRP